The following proteins are encoded in a genomic region of Thiomonas sp. X19:
- a CDS encoding type II toxin-antitoxin system RelE/ParE family toxin, producing MDDPKPVEFLGSSLDDLRAFPLAAKREAGHQLDLVQNGQEPDDWKPMNTVGQGVKEIRIRDAAGAFRVIYVAKFVDAVYVLHCFQKKTEKTGKPDFDLAAKRYRNLLKELEP from the coding sequence ATGGATGATCCCAAGCCAGTCGAATTCCTGGGCAGCTCTCTGGATGACCTTCGAGCCTTCCCGCTCGCGGCCAAGCGCGAGGCCGGTCATCAGCTCGATCTGGTGCAGAACGGCCAGGAACCGGACGACTGGAAGCCTATGAACACCGTGGGTCAAGGCGTGAAAGAAATTCGGATTCGGGATGCGGCCGGAGCGTTCCGGGTCATCTATGTAGCCAAGTTCGTCGATGCCGTCTATGTGCTTCACTGCTTCCAGAAGAAAACAGAGAAGACCGGCAAACCCGATTTTGACTTGGCCGCGAAGCGTTACCGCAACTTATTGAAGGAGCTAGAGCCATGA
- a CDS encoding helix-turn-helix domain-containing protein, translated as MSKQRFASVWDAIEDTPEEAENMKLRSALMMALKNHLARTEMSQAQAATLLGVTQPRISDLMRGKINLFGLDALVNMATAAGLHIEMRVLEAA; from the coding sequence ATGAGCAAGCAACGATTTGCCAGCGTCTGGGATGCCATTGAGGACACCCCGGAAGAAGCGGAAAACATGAAGTTGCGTTCCGCCTTGATGATGGCACTGAAGAACCACCTTGCCCGCACCGAAATGAGCCAGGCGCAAGCAGCAACGCTATTGGGTGTGACTCAGCCGCGCATCTCTGACCTGATGCGCGGCAAGATCAACCTATTCGGCCTCGATGCGCTGGTGAACATGGCTACGGCTGCCGGGCTTCATATCGAAATGCGGGTCCTCGAAGCAGCATGA